One Alnus glutinosa chromosome 3, dhAlnGlut1.1, whole genome shotgun sequence genomic region harbors:
- the LOC133863721 gene encoding uncharacterized protein LOC133863721 isoform X1, whose product MSTCRAVERTRGASLGLGFSLEFSNLIDTDIEIMVEESGAEVLADTQSAEEWLSHAQELIPGALIKAREVKGFPGRWKMIISKLEQIPLRLSDLSSHPCFSKNALCKEQLQAMSKTLKEAIELAELCVGEKHEGKLRMQSDLDALSGKLDLNLRDCGLLIKTGVLGEATLPLSVAGSSAEPEAATHSNLKELLARLQIGHLEAKHRALDSLVEVMKEDEKNVLAVLGRSNIAALIQLLTATSPRIREKTVTVICLLAESGSCENWLVSEGVLPPLIRLVESGSSVGKEKATISLQRLSMSPDTARSIVGHGGVRPLIEVCWTGDSVSQAAGACTLKNISAVPEVRQTLAEEGIVRVMINLLDCGILLGSKEYAAECLQNLTASNDNLRRSVISEGGVRSLLAYLDGPLPQESAVGALRNLVGSVSIEVLLSLGFLPRLVHVLKSGSLGAQQAAASAICRVCSLTEVKKLVGEAGCIPLLVKMLEAKSNSVREVAAQAISSLMMLSQNCREVKKDDKSVPNLVQLLDPSPQNTSKKYAVSCLASLSSSKKCKKLMISYGAIGYLKKLTEMDIPGAKKLLERLERGKLRSLFRRK is encoded by the exons ATGAGCACTTGCAGAGCAGTGGAAAGGACTCGTGGGGCATCTTTAG GCCTCGGTTTTTCTCTGGAATTCTCAAATTTGATCGATACTGATATTGAAATCATGGTGGAAGAGAGTGGAGCTGAGGTTTTGGCCGACACCCAGTCTGCTGAAGAGTGGTTATCTCATGCCCAAGAGCTCATTCCGGGGGCACTTATCAAGGCTAGGGAGGTGAAGGGGTTCCCTGGTAGGTGGAAGATGATAATATCAAAATTGGAGCAGATCCCATTGCGTTTATCAGACTTGTCGAGCCACCCTTGCTTCTCAAAGAATGCTCTTTGTAAGGAGCAATTGCAGGCCATGTCGAAGACGTTGAAGGAAGCGATTGAGTTAGCTGAGTTGTGCGTGGGGGAGAAGCATGAAGGGAAGCTTAGGATGCAGAGTGACTTGGATGCTTTGTCAGGGAAGCTGGACTTGAATTTGAGGGATTGTGGTCTTTTGATCAAGACCGGGGTGCTTGGTGAGGCTACTTTGCCGTTATCTGTGGCTGGTTCTTCAGCTGAACCAGAGGCTGCAACTCATAGTAATCTAAAGGAATTACTTGCCCGGCTTCAAATCGGGCACTTAGAAGCAAAGCACAGAGCTCTTGACAGCCTTGTCGAAGTAATGAAAGAGGATGAAAAGAACGTTTTGGCTGTTTTGGGCCGGAGCAATATTGCTGCTTTAATTCAATTACTCACGGCAACATCTCCTCGTATCCGGGAGAAGACGGTCACTGTAATTTGCTTGCTAGCAGAATCAGGGAGTTGTGAGAATTGGCTTGTTTCAGAAGGAGTCTTGCCGCCTCTGATTAGGCTTGTTGAGTCAGGTAGTTCAGTGGGCAAAGAGAAGGCTACAATCTCTCTTCAGAGACTGTCTATGTCACCAGACACAGCTCGATCCATTGTTGGGCATGGCGGGGTTCGCCCGCTGATTGAGGTTTGTTGGACTGGTGATTCTGTCTCACAGGCTGCAGGTGCTTGTACTTTGAAGAATATATCAGCTGTCCCGGAGGTGAGACAAACCCTAGCCGAGGAAGGGATTGTAAGGGTTATGATCAATCTTCTTGATTGTGGAATTTTGTTGGGTTCCAAAGAATACGCAGCAGAGTGCTTGCAGAATCTCACTGCCAGCAATGACAATCTAAGAAGGTCTGTTATTTCAGAAGGCGGTGTTCGGAGCCTTTTGGCTTATCTTGATGGTCCACTGCCGCAAGAATCTGCAGTTGGTGCATTAAGAAACTTGGTTGGGTCGGTTTCAATAGAAGTTTTGCTTTCTCTTGGTTTCCTGCCCCGGTTAGTTCATGTGCTTAAATCTGGATCATTGGGCGCACAACAAGCCGCTGCATCTGCAATTTGTCGGGTTTGTAGCTTGACAGAGGTGAAGAAATTGGTAGGTGAAGCCGGGTGCATTCCTTTGCTTGTCAAGATGCTTGAGGCTAAATCAAACAGTGTTAGAGAGGTTGCTGCCCAGGCAATTTCAAGCTTGATGATGCTGTCACAAAACTGCAGAGAAGTTAAGAAGGATGATAAAAGTGTGCCAAATCTGGTCCAATTGCTCGACCCAAGTCCACAAAACACTTCCAAAAAGTATGCTGTTTCCTGCCTTGCATCTCTATCCTCAAGTAAGAAATGTAAGAAGCTGATGATCTCATATGGAGCAATTGGGTATCTTAAAAAGCTTACAGAAATGGACATCCCGGGTGCCAAGAAGCTACTGGAGCGGTTGGAAAGAGGAAAACTAAGAAGTTTGTTCAGGAGGAAATAG
- the LOC133862683 gene encoding peroxisomal membrane protein 11C yields MSTLDVARAELGLVVLYLNKAEARDKICRAIQYGSKYLSNGEPGTAQNVDKSTSLARKVFRLFKFVNDLHALISPTPAGTPLPLVLLGKSKNALLSTFLFLDQIVWLGRTGIYKNKEQADVIGRISLFCWMGSSICTTLVEIGELGRLSASLKKLEKHLKNDDKYQNEEYRAKLKKSNDRSLALIKAGMDIVVAVGLLQLAPKKINPRVTGAFGFASSLISCYQLLPSPAKSKAS; encoded by the exons ATGAGTACGCTGGATGTAGCTAGGGCAGAACTTGGTCTTGTTGTTTTGTATTTGAACAAGGCAGAAGCCAGGGACAAGATATGCAGGGCAATACAATATGGTTCCAAATACTTGAGTAATGGAGAGCCTGGTACAGCCCAAAATGTTGACAAATCCACCAGCTTGGCACGGAAGGTCTTCCGTCTTTTCAAG TTTGTCAATGACTTGCATGCTCTTATCAGTCCAACTCCGGCTGGAACTCCCCTTCCCCTTGTTTTGCTGGGAAAG TCCAAAAATGCGTTACTGTCCACGTTCTTGTTTCTTGATCAAATTGTGTGGCTTGGTAGGACAGGCATTTATAAG AACAAGGAACAGGCTGACGTGATTGGCCGCATCTCTCTTTTCTGTTGGATGGGTTCCTCGATTTGCACCACTTTGGTTGAG ATTGGGGAGCTCGGAAGACTTTCTGCATCGCTGAAGAAGTTAGAAAAGCATCTTAAGAATGATGATAAATATCAA AATGAGGAATATCGTGCCAAGcttaaaaaatcaaatgacAGGTCTTTGGCCCTAATTAAAGCTGGCATGGATATAGTGGTAGCTGTTGGGCTGCTTCAATTGGCACCCAAGAAAATCAATCCCCGTGTAACTGGAGCCTTTGGATTTGCTTCCTCGCTAATCTCTTGTTATCAG TTGCTTCCATCGCCAGCAAAGTCCAAGGCATCCTGA
- the LOC133863721 gene encoding vacuolar protein 8 isoform X2 → MVEESGAEVLADTQSAEEWLSHAQELIPGALIKAREVKGFPGRWKMIISKLEQIPLRLSDLSSHPCFSKNALCKEQLQAMSKTLKEAIELAELCVGEKHEGKLRMQSDLDALSGKLDLNLRDCGLLIKTGVLGEATLPLSVAGSSAEPEAATHSNLKELLARLQIGHLEAKHRALDSLVEVMKEDEKNVLAVLGRSNIAALIQLLTATSPRIREKTVTVICLLAESGSCENWLVSEGVLPPLIRLVESGSSVGKEKATISLQRLSMSPDTARSIVGHGGVRPLIEVCWTGDSVSQAAGACTLKNISAVPEVRQTLAEEGIVRVMINLLDCGILLGSKEYAAECLQNLTASNDNLRRSVISEGGVRSLLAYLDGPLPQESAVGALRNLVGSVSIEVLLSLGFLPRLVHVLKSGSLGAQQAAASAICRVCSLTEVKKLVGEAGCIPLLVKMLEAKSNSVREVAAQAISSLMMLSQNCREVKKDDKSVPNLVQLLDPSPQNTSKKYAVSCLASLSSSKKCKKLMISYGAIGYLKKLTEMDIPGAKKLLERLERGKLRSLFRRK, encoded by the coding sequence ATGGTGGAAGAGAGTGGAGCTGAGGTTTTGGCCGACACCCAGTCTGCTGAAGAGTGGTTATCTCATGCCCAAGAGCTCATTCCGGGGGCACTTATCAAGGCTAGGGAGGTGAAGGGGTTCCCTGGTAGGTGGAAGATGATAATATCAAAATTGGAGCAGATCCCATTGCGTTTATCAGACTTGTCGAGCCACCCTTGCTTCTCAAAGAATGCTCTTTGTAAGGAGCAATTGCAGGCCATGTCGAAGACGTTGAAGGAAGCGATTGAGTTAGCTGAGTTGTGCGTGGGGGAGAAGCATGAAGGGAAGCTTAGGATGCAGAGTGACTTGGATGCTTTGTCAGGGAAGCTGGACTTGAATTTGAGGGATTGTGGTCTTTTGATCAAGACCGGGGTGCTTGGTGAGGCTACTTTGCCGTTATCTGTGGCTGGTTCTTCAGCTGAACCAGAGGCTGCAACTCATAGTAATCTAAAGGAATTACTTGCCCGGCTTCAAATCGGGCACTTAGAAGCAAAGCACAGAGCTCTTGACAGCCTTGTCGAAGTAATGAAAGAGGATGAAAAGAACGTTTTGGCTGTTTTGGGCCGGAGCAATATTGCTGCTTTAATTCAATTACTCACGGCAACATCTCCTCGTATCCGGGAGAAGACGGTCACTGTAATTTGCTTGCTAGCAGAATCAGGGAGTTGTGAGAATTGGCTTGTTTCAGAAGGAGTCTTGCCGCCTCTGATTAGGCTTGTTGAGTCAGGTAGTTCAGTGGGCAAAGAGAAGGCTACAATCTCTCTTCAGAGACTGTCTATGTCACCAGACACAGCTCGATCCATTGTTGGGCATGGCGGGGTTCGCCCGCTGATTGAGGTTTGTTGGACTGGTGATTCTGTCTCACAGGCTGCAGGTGCTTGTACTTTGAAGAATATATCAGCTGTCCCGGAGGTGAGACAAACCCTAGCCGAGGAAGGGATTGTAAGGGTTATGATCAATCTTCTTGATTGTGGAATTTTGTTGGGTTCCAAAGAATACGCAGCAGAGTGCTTGCAGAATCTCACTGCCAGCAATGACAATCTAAGAAGGTCTGTTATTTCAGAAGGCGGTGTTCGGAGCCTTTTGGCTTATCTTGATGGTCCACTGCCGCAAGAATCTGCAGTTGGTGCATTAAGAAACTTGGTTGGGTCGGTTTCAATAGAAGTTTTGCTTTCTCTTGGTTTCCTGCCCCGGTTAGTTCATGTGCTTAAATCTGGATCATTGGGCGCACAACAAGCCGCTGCATCTGCAATTTGTCGGGTTTGTAGCTTGACAGAGGTGAAGAAATTGGTAGGTGAAGCCGGGTGCATTCCTTTGCTTGTCAAGATGCTTGAGGCTAAATCAAACAGTGTTAGAGAGGTTGCTGCCCAGGCAATTTCAAGCTTGATGATGCTGTCACAAAACTGCAGAGAAGTTAAGAAGGATGATAAAAGTGTGCCAAATCTGGTCCAATTGCTCGACCCAAGTCCACAAAACACTTCCAAAAAGTATGCTGTTTCCTGCCTTGCATCTCTATCCTCAAGTAAGAAATGTAAGAAGCTGATGATCTCATATGGAGCAATTGGGTATCTTAAAAAGCTTACAGAAATGGACATCCCGGGTGCCAAGAAGCTACTGGAGCGGTTGGAAAGAGGAAAACTAAGAAGTTTGTTCAGGAGGAAATAG
- the LOC133862682 gene encoding F-box protein At4g00755-like translates to MEACMDFLDRLGLDLSLKILMYLEDPSDLVRVSSVSRSWRHFVIANGLCQQLCLRMFPQLSRVVGVIELKKCAVIEPTVGSSYSVELKDLEKDHRVYAFLAQVCTSFHVQECISRAICASSTDSYPGKRIENTLSPCRAFYWSSKGQSNPAVPEALIYELVSEFCIITEINICPFQAYFQYGSPIYSAKSVRFRMGYPRIRTGIRKALLDYSYPSADDKFIWTYTSQEFPMAQKSDMQKFKLPEPVLCVGGILQIELLGRAQRNQVDDLSYICMTFIQVVGRSLSPAFGVEILGPSGKFVLLQNKLVNFHDQPNEPVENAALLVRSSARDLRHIVKMLHGNVLEPIDGFE, encoded by the exons ATGGAAGCTTGTATGGATTTCTTGGATCGGCTCGGCCTCGACCTGTCGTTGAAGATTCTAATGTATTTGGAGGATCCATCTGATCTTGTCCGTGTTAGTTCTGTCTCACGGTCTTGGCGACATTTTG TAATTGCAAATGGTCTTTGTCAGCAGTTGTGCTTGAGAATGTTTCCACAGTTATCTAGAGTTGTTGGTgttattgaattgaaaaaatgcGCAGTAATAGAGCCTACAGTTGGATCTAGCTATTCAGTGGAATTGAAAGATTTGGAAAAGGATCATAGGGTGTATGCTTTTTTAGCTCAAGTCTGTACATCATTTCACGTCCAGGAATGCATTTCAAGAGCAATTTGTGCCTCTAGCACTGATAGTTATCCGGGGAAAAGAATTGAGAATACTCTGTCACCATGTAGAGCTTTCTACTGGTCAAGTAAAGGACAAAGCAATCCTGCGGTGCCTGAGGCACTAATATACGAGTTGGTCAGCGAGTTTTGTATTATTACTGAAATCAATATTTGCCCTTTCCAAG ctTACTTTCAATATGGTTCACCTATATATTCAGCCAAATCTGTGCGATTTCGGATGGGTTATCCCAGAATCCGTACTGGTATAAGGAAAGCTCTTCTAGATTACTCATACCCTTCTGCTGATGACAAGTTCATATGGACCTACACTTCACAAGAATTTCCAATGGCTCAG AAAAGTGACATGCAGAAGTTCAAGCTTCCAGAACCTGTTCTTTGTGTTGGTGGAATTTTGCAGATTGAGCTGCTGGGTAGGGCTCAGAGAAACCAAGTGGATGACTTATCTTATATATG CATGACTTTTATTCAAGTTGTGGGGCGGTCCTTATCTCCAGCATTTGGTGTGGAAATTCTTGGACCATCTGGGAAGTTTGTCTTGCTACAGAACAAGCTGGTGAATTTTCACGACCAACCGAACGAGCCCGTTGAAAACGCCGCTCTTCTTGTACGGAGTAGTGCCAGAGATTTGCGGCATATTGTGAAAATGTTGCATGGAAATGTACTAGAGCCAATTGATGGATTTGAGTAG